Below is a window of Luteitalea sp. DNA.
CGCCCGCGCCTCTTCGTCCTGACCCTGGGCTGCTCACGCAAGTCGGTGCGGCTGCTGGTGTGGCGCTCCAGTGCGCAGGTCTGGGCCGAGCTCCACGAACGCGCCTTTCGCCGGCTGGGCGGCACGGTGCGCGTCATCGTCCTCGATTATGTGCCACGCCACATAATCAAGGTTATGTGCCCGCGTTTGATATGTGGCGGCGCCCGCAGGAGGGAGCGCTCGGCACCGGTGGGCCGCGGGAAACTGGACACATAACGATTCACAGAGAAGCCAGCCACGCCAGGAGCGCCTGGTCATCACGCCAGACGGGCGTTCGGCGGGATGAATCCGAGTCGGCCGTGGGCGGCTCGCACAAGCGCAGGGCCGCCTCCTTCATGCGTGTGTTGATTTCCGCGTAGCGATTGGTCGTCTCCAAACTGACGTGACCGAGCCAGCCACGGATCACGTTGACGTCGACGCCCGCTTCGAGCAGATGTACGGCGGCCGTGTGGCGAAAGACATGCGGGCCGACGTGGCGACCGATCGGTGCGGCGCGCTGGACCCGCAATGGGTCGGTATGGCGCCGGACGATCTTGTAGAGGCCGAAGCGCGTGAGGGCACGCGTACCATGGGACGTGAAGAGCGCCCGAGTGGGCTGAGGCGTCGAGCATGCCTCTCGCAGCAGCCGCGTGATCGCATCGACGGTCTGCGACCAGAGCGGGCAGACGCGCCATTTGTCGCCCTTCCCATGCAGGCGCACGCGGGGCTGCGGCCCCAGGTCGAGATGCTCGATGCGCAGGTCGGCAATCTCCTGCACGCGGGCGCCCGTGTTGTAGAGCAGGAGAAAAAGGGCGCGATCACGCAGGGCGTGTCGTCCGTGTGCGGGTAACCGTCGCAAGAGCGTCTCGACTTCGTCGCGCTCCAAGAAGAAGGTCTCCGGGGGCGGCGCACGCTTGACGGCGATCGCGGCCACTTGCTGCGCCACCGCCAAATACTCAGGACATCGACGCGCGAGAAACTCGAAGAAGGCGCGCAGGATCGTCAGGCGGTGATTCCGCGTCCGCCGATGATTGTGTCGCGTCGTCTCGAGATCGTGGAGGAACCGAAGGACGCGATCGAGTGTGAAGGCCTCGCGGGAGATCTGCGTGAGCCGACACGACACGTCGCGCGAGACGAACACGAGAAAGAGGCGAAGCCCGTCTCGGTACGCTTTGACGGACGCCGGCCGCAGCCCTCGCTGGACCGGGAGCTCGTCTGCCAGGAAGGCCTGGACCAGCGCGCCCACGGAGGGGCTCACGACGTCGTCTCCGTAACGGCCGCGTGAGCCCAGTGCTCGAATCGCGCGCTGGCTTCGCCGAGCAGCTCGGGCGTGATGGTCAAATACACCGCCGTGGTGACGGGACTGACGTGGCCGAGGAACGTCGACAGCTGGAGCAGGCGCGTGCTGGGGTCGAGCCCGCTCCGGTACCAGCGCAGCAACGTACCCACCGCAAACGCGTGCCGGAGGTCATGCACGCGCGGGCCCACGGCCCCGTCTGGAATCGAGAGCCCGAGCGCCGGCACGAGATGGTGAAAGGTTTGACTGATGGTCCCAGCACTGACGCCCCGGCCGCCGCGGAGCGAGAACACCGGTGTCGACGGCGAGATCGTCTCGGACGGCCGCGCCCGACGGGCGAGGTGATCGCTCAACACCATGTGGATGCCAGGACCAAAGGGGACGAGACGGCTCTTGTAGAACTTGGTCTGTCGGATGACCAGCAGATCGCGGGTCAGATCGACATCCCCGACGCACAGCCGCGCCACCTCTCCCACCCGCAGTCCCAGCCCATAGAGCAATGTGAAGATGACCCGATAGGTCTTGCCTCGGCACACGGTGCCGCCCTTGTCGGGCAATCGGCTGGCGGTGTCGAGCAGTCGGCGAGCGGTGGCGTCGTCGAAGAGAAACGGCAGCCGCGACTGGGTCGATCGTCGGGGTCGTGCCCGCACGGGCGAAGGCCCGAACTGGTCGTGCGCCGCGAGCCAGTCGAACAGCCGGACGAGTGTCCCGCGCAAGTGGTTATAACTGCGCGGCGCGTGGCGGGGGCGCGAGACGAGGAAGGCGTCCACGACGTCGGGCGTGATCGCGCTGAGCGTCGTGATCGGCTGCGCGATTAGAAACTGATCGAACAGCCGCAGCGACAACTCCTCCACACGGAAGAGACAACCGAGCGCGCGTTT
It encodes the following:
- a CDS encoding tyrosine-type recombinase/integrase, whose amino-acid sequence is MKSSWTGFHGPLAPGIDAFLAHKRALGCLFRVEELSLRLFDQFLIAQPITTLSAITPDVVDAFLVSRPRHAPRSYNHLRGTLVRLFDWLAAHDQFGPSPVRARPRRSTQSRLPFLFDDATARRLLDTASRLPDKGGTVCRGKTYRVIFTLLYGLGLRVGEVARLCVGDVDLTRDLLVIRQTKFYKSRLVPFGPGIHMVLSDHLARRARPSETISPSTPVFSLRGGRGVSAGTISQTFHHLVPALGLSIPDGAVGPRVHDLRHAFAVGTLLRWYRSGLDPSTRLLQLSTFLGHVSPVTTAVYLTITPELLGEASARFEHWAHAAVTETTS
- a CDS encoding tyrosine-type recombinase/integrase, encoding MSPSVGALVQAFLADELPVQRGLRPASVKAYRDGLRLFLVFVSRDVSCRLTQISREAFTLDRVLRFLHDLETTRHNHRRTRNHRLTILRAFFEFLARRCPEYLAVAQQVAAIAVKRAPPPETFFLERDEVETLLRRLPAHGRHALRDRALFLLLYNTGARVQEIADLRIEHLDLGPQPRVRLHGKGDKWRVCPLWSQTVDAITRLLREACSTPQPTRALFTSHGTRALTRFGLYKIVRRHTDPLRVQRAAPIGRHVGPHVFRHTAAVHLLEAGVDVNVIRGWLGHVSLETTNRYAEINTRMKEAALRLCEPPTADSDSSRRTPVWRDDQALLAWLASL